A window of Kribbella sp. NBC_00382 genomic DNA:
GTTCCAGCCAGAGCCCGGCGGCGCGGTGTGCGCCTGCCGGGCCTGGTAGGTCCTGTTCTGGTACGTCACCTTGGCGCCGACGGCATAGGCCACCCCTTCAGCCCACGCGGGTGCGGTACAAGCAGCCTGTACCGCCGCCTGAGCGGACTGACCTGCCTGGACGGCCACCACCCCAGCCCCTGCGAGGAGCAACCCCGTGGTGATGGCACCCGCGAGCAAACTGCCGAGCCGTCGGTTCATGGCCACTCCGATCTAATACGCAAGGACCTTTCTTTTATTCACGGTAGGGGTTGGGTCGATCGGCTGCCACGACATGTCGGAAACCCGCCATCAGCGCAGGCCCAGCTCCGAGCTGACCCAGGCGAGCCGGTCGTCCTTGGCGTCCTGGGTGAGGAAGTGGTCGGACTTCTCGTAGAGGCTGACCTTCGCGCCCGGCTTGGCCGTACTGAAGGCGGCCCGTACCTCCGGCGTGACGAAGATGTCGCGACCGGCCCACTGGAAGTAGACGTCATGGGCGCGCGCGACATTGTCGACCGGATCGAGGCCGGCGAAAACCTTGCGATAGGCAACTGCCTGGTCGGGCTCAAGCCCCAGCCAGAACGTGTCGAACCAGTTTGCCCAGGTCGCATCACCCGCCATGAAAACCATCGCATGAGCCCGCTTGCCGATCAGAGATGCGTACATCGCGCCGTAGTCGTGCCCGATGACGGCAGTACGCCGTGAGTCCACACCGTCTTGCGCGAGCAACGCCTG
This region includes:
- a CDS encoding alpha/beta hydrolase family protein, with amino-acid sequence MRRLAVATMVGALLLGVAAAGASSAVTDSSKPQPVVVTDIQIPVHGQAPVTAYLVRPVAKKHQKLAGALYLHWFEPPSSTQNRTEFLSEAIALASKGAVAILPQLSFPWAGDPIGDKTDRTKVTDQLAAVEAAYQALLAQDGVDSRRTAVIGHDYGAMYASLIGKRAHAMVFMAGDATWANWFDTFWLGLEPDQAVAYRKVFAGLDPVDNVARAHDVYFQWAGRDIFVTPEVRAAFSTAKPGAKVSLYEKSDHFLTQDAKDDRLAWVSSELGLR